GCTTGTTGTAGCAACAAAACACTGCTGTCAGCTAGTTTCACAGGAGGCTAGTGGAAAATAACTCGGAATACTTAAGCTACATAGTATCTCTACGATCAGCTTGCAGTGATGTGTTGAGAAAAAAAGCGTTACTTCCTATTCAAACAGAATAAACTGCTCATGAGCCCATCAGACCACAATGTTGCCGAATAATGTGGTAATCTCCAGAAACACCCCGAACACGGAACTAGTAAACCCTAAAGGTTGCTGAACTGATCCAGATGAGGATCAGGATGTGGCCCAAGAGCACTCTGActgcagtgagaaaaaaaaagaagaagcataAATTAACGATCATTGacttttctatctctctctctctctctctataggAGCACCGAGGAGCTACGTCTATAAGTTTTTGAAATGTAACCCTGATGGCAACCAGGCAAACTGTGTGACCCAACAGACTCCAGTGAGGCCATGGAGGGCAGGCCTGCCGGACAAACTGTCCCCTGCAGCCGCACAGTACCTGTGAGTATTCATGTGTTGTGTGCATCTCTTAAAAGACTTAGCAAGCTGGGGATGTGGGGGGTCTTATTTGCTCAGTGAATTGCTCAGGGAAAGGTGAGAGCTTCTTGGTAGCAGGGAGTTCGCTCCTATGTTGAAATGAGTCTGcgaaaaaaccaaaacaacccTCTCTGCTCTACTGCTGTCAGATAAATGCAGACTTTAAATATAGAAATGCTGATTCCGCTTTGGATCGCTTACTCTGGTTAACACAACTCGAGCGACACACTATCTATCTGGATGTAcgtctgtgtgtattttccgtgtgttgtgtgtttgagagggtGTGTAAGTGTGAGGTAGGTGGCCAAGAAAAGCCAAAATAGAGGACGacgtggagggagagagacagagtggacagcagagagagcagggaggTTAGAGCTGGAACAACAAAGACCTGAGGAGTTCATGGTCGGGCTTGCATTCGTCCAGAGCCCAGACGTAGAAGTTTATGAAGTTTAAAGCAGAAGGAGTTGCTCTGTGGACAGTTGTGTTTAATTTCCCTGTAGTTTTGAATGACAATGACAAACTAACGATATTATCCagattgtttcagttttatcGTGATGGTTTTATTATGTACTTATTTAAACCTAATCCAGGTTATTTAAGGTCGATTTCTGTATAGCCTATTTGCATCTCATGAAAAGATGTAGTAAGAAATTAAAAGTGTCATATGCTAAAAACGGAAAATACTCAGATTTTAATCTCCACTAAGGAGTTTATGTCCTCACCCTGATTGTCTGccggttggtttgtttgtttgtacgcaacgttacacaaaaacaacagaaaagattgccattaaacttggtggagggatgtggtatgggtcaggaaggaacccattacattctggtgcagatccaggattttcctTAACACTATGAGGCCCTTGTTGaccttttcactgttttctcagagaataattaatggatcttggtGAGAAATCAGACAGGGACAgggatttggtgcagatccaaataaaaatgtggatctagtgaatttaagtgtggtttcataaggggactgcaTGGCCTTGGCGGcggtatgcactctactgagtgatattGTAGTTTTATTATGTAGTCATTTAAGATTAATCTAGATCATTTAAAGCAGACTCCTGCATGTATTTCTATATGAATGTcctgaaaatgtgtgaaaacaaacagtaaatagCAAGACTAAAATGAACAGTTACATTTGTTCATGAATATCAACATATTAACACACATCCATTTCCTCATaatgctagtgtgtgtgtgtgtgtgtgtgtgtgtgtgtgtgtgtgtgtgtgtgtgtgtgtgtgtgtgagtttgtgtgtgtgtgtgtgtttgtgataagGACTGGTTATCTCGGAGGGGTTTCTGGAAGCATACTTGAGCTCTgtgaagtaaaaacacaaataaagaggGAGTATATTCAGTTCAGGGTACTTGTTGAATACAAAGCAGATACCATGTATTCATCAGCTTAGCAGTGCATGGATAATTTCTTCTATTGCTATCTGCTGTGGACTCACCTATCTGTGAGTTACATTCAAAACGTGAACACTAACGTGTATTTGTTGCAGAAAAAAATAGATTGCATTTGACTGAGCTCCTTTCTTCTTCAGTGCTATGCATCTGTCAACATTAGTGGATTGTCACAAATTGTTACTCATAATTAATTCACCATTATCATTTTTTCAGGACATGTACATACTTTCATGTCTCTGCCTTAAATGGTTAAGTATCGTATGTTTCTTCaatgtctttttgtgtttgccCATGACCAGCTCCACCTAGAGGCCAGAGCTGAGAAGGAAAGGAAATATAGTTTGAACCCAAGAGGAATTCAGACTCTCAGTCCATATTTTTCCATTTAGTTTAACTCGAAACCTTCAAAAGAGAGACCTGCTGGACTTAATGAGCCAGTAAAGaaatgcatatgtgtgtgtgtgtgtgtgtgtgtgtgtgtgtgtgtgtgtgtgtgtgtgtgtgtgtgtgtgtgtgtgtgtgtgtgtgtgtgtgtgtgtgtgtgtgtgtgtgtgtgtgtgcgtgtgtgtgtgtgtgtgtggcacataTGGTATGTGTAAAAGATGTTCACATGTGTCTGCTGACAAAGTCTGTATCACAGTCTTACTCTTAGCCCTCAGTTTCCTCTTTTATAGTTCCTCTTATCGCACATTTAATGAAGGTTAATGACTCTGGGTTATTTCAGTAAAGagaaaatcatattttacacaACCTCAGTTCATGTTAGATGTTGAAATCACACAGTGTGATTCGAGTGGGTCTAAGGACCTCTACCATTATATACTCTCCACATGTGTAATGGCAGTTAGTAGAGCGCACACCTTTACCAAGGCCGTGTTTTAGTCCACATAAAAATACTAAATTACAAATATGGTTTTCTCACAAAAAGTTGACAACTGCAATTACACCACAATACTACTTAAAAAACTTGAATTCAAGTTTACACCTTTATCCTCATCTAAGACCACGCTCCTTTGAGTATgccaaaaaaatatttcaaaattttAATATCGAGATTCTTCTACTTTATTGTACAGTCCAGTCTCAGTGGTGCTGCCACATGACACACGTCTTGAGCTTGTTTAAGGTGAAGACAGAGAAACTCTCTCCCTTCAGCAAATGGATGTAAAGTGTCAAACGTCATCCCCCAGCACAGTGGACAGTCACAATAACACATTTGAGGGTGGGGTTTAACACAGTGTTGGGTGTTGCTGCgttcatgttttttacagttacTCGACTCATGTTGAAGCTGTTAGTCCAAAGAAGGAGAGAATTTTATTTACTACTCTTGTGAGTTTTTAGGTTTTCTTCAAATTCAGATAAGGAGGTCGAGGAGCAGGTAGAGGTATAAGGAAATAACAATAAAGACATTATTAGGAGGATGATGTCACTGGTTTGAAGGCTCTTTGCACCCATGATCCTCCATATCTATAGCGTGggtcttttctctccttcttcctgaTGAGACCTTCCAAACTGTGACCCTCCTGTTACCACTGTGTTTCActtttaacatgtttgttgGTTCATCAAGAACATTTCAACATAACCGCAGCTCTCAATCCTCCTGATGTGCGACTGCTGATTGTTCTAATATGAAAGTAGAAGCCTGGTCTCTCCTGCTGTTAAAGACCATCAATTACGAGTCATTCATAATATTTAGCTTTCTAGACAGACTCTCCTTTTAAGGGGTTGTAGTAATTGTGGTTTCCAGTTGAATCCCTCAGCTACATGTTCCCCTCTTACACGAGTATCAGACCTGTGTGACACATaactacaaacacaaaacaatagaCCAGAAGCAGCGGACCACCAGGCGTCACAGCCCACTTCCTCTCAACACTtccctcctgcttcctgtcGAAGGCGAGCTGCAAAAAGGGAggagggctgctgctgctgatgtttttaAACAAGCTCAGAATGATGCAGGAGGCCAGATAAGAGGCCGAGTAACAAAACAGACATTCCATAAGAAcaactttcattttcaaagtTATTTCCAGGTTCattcactcactctctccaaACAGCCTTTACACTGGTGTTCTTCTTTGACTATTTTCCTCTGGGCCTGTTTGCTATGTAATGTTAAAATGATAATAAGCTTCACACCACCATGTCATTGAATTTAGTTTAGTAGCATTCAGTAAATTGTTTGGTTCGCAGATGACAGAGTAAATACCTCTGTCATCCACCTCATATGGCTCATAAATACACTTCAGATGTAATTTGTGATCTGAAGTTAAGGAGGTTGTAATTTCACCCcttggtttgttggttggttggtttgtttgtaagcatgaacgactggacggattaccacgaaGCTAGGTGAGAGGATGTGGTGCGggtcattacattttggtgcggatccagattcGGGGCAGATCCAGTattttttgtcactttagtCAACACTGTGAgattgggtgtttttcaacattttcgttgatttctccgagaataattcatggatcttgatgaaaaaaatcagacatgtttatgagtgggtgcaatttggtgcagatccaaataaaaatgaattcatttaaatttggtttcgTAAAGGGGCTTTAGGGCCCTGGCAGAGGTATTCACTCTACTAAGTGCTATTCTAGTCAAGTACTTTATATGTtctaaaaaaacatcttcaaagcTGAAATACAAACCTGTCCACTAATTTAAATACAACAATTGCAATGTGTTGTTGacagttttctgtcattttgtcatCTCTGTTCTTTTCTGAAGCGATGCTGTTCGAGTCATGTCACACTGACATCTACAACCTACTAAACTCCATCAACATTTCTCAATATTCGACTTTCATTCTTTTTCCAGAGAGGCAGCCCCTGTGGAGTATGAACTGCCAGTGATCAGTGGGCAGTCACCTCAGCCTGAAGAAGGTTCTGCAGGTTATGAAGGCTCTGCATCTGAGTGGCCGTTCATAGCTGACCGGGCGTTTGAGACTGCTGAAAGTGAGACAGGCTCTGGAGAGTCCGGGAGCGACATGGACCTTTACAAAGGTAATGTTGGTTTTCTACTTCCTCCCCCATCTCCAGGTCTCCATGTTTTCTGCTTCCCGATGTCTGATCTGTCCTTATGTGGCTGTTTGCAGGTGGAGATAAGAGGGGCATGAGATGGTTGGGGCCCAGCAGGTCTGTGGTTGGTGGAGCAAAACCAGCAGAGCAGGAGCTGAGAGACGACCACCTTCTGCAGCTGTAGGCTGGACACCCACCCTctcacaggcacacacataaacacaaggatagTGTCTATTTCATTTCCATCTTATCCATTCAAATCCCAAAGTGAATATTgcatcgccacctggtggtggAGAAACTCAGCCTCTGTTGCTCAGAGGCTGATTTAGACTGATGATCTCTTTTCATTCTCAGTACTGTTGATGGTAATTATTCTCCTCAGCAATGTATCTGCCATCTATTGTCAGTGGCCAATGTTTGTGCTTTCTTGTGAAAGATGTGTAAGTTGGAAATTGctttttaatatacatttttaaatatgatatcAAACAATTGTAATACCAGTGCAATAAGATGGCACCTTAGTCGACGACTTTAGTCTATGCAAATATGGTTAAAAGAactatttatattatttcatcCCATTTGTGTCAAATGTTGTGACACTTACCTGTTTTGTAGCTTTTCCTGGGAACTCCTGGTCTGCAAAGTTGAACGAGATAATTGTGCAAACCCAAACCCCTCAGGGATGAATTTACGCAATCTTAACCACTGTGACCTGGAACATATTCAAAATATGTATTATGCACATGTATGCATTCCAACACGCTCTGTGTTGTctgatatgcatttgaaattCTTCTATTAATAAAGGATTTACAACAACTCTATTCTGTACTGTTTTCAGTCTATTGTATCCTAACTCAGTTATCAGCTGTTAAACAAGGATTTAATGAGACGATGCTCCTCCTATCAACATGAGAGAATGTGTTTGGATACTGTATGTCCTGTTGTCTCTTCATAGAAAAAAAGTGGCTCAAATTCAAAGTATTTTGACTTTATCAATCTGTGTTTAATCATATACTTGTGTATAAATTGTGATATATTGCTGATAAAACTTTCTTCACCATTGTGAGACAGGGcccttttcaacattttcccacaGTTTTCCCAGTGAATAATTAATGGACCTTGATCAAAAGAcatatttagagaactgatatgagcgtgtgcaatttgtggcagcttgattgaatttaaggggactgttgggccttggcggagacaTGACTAAAATACTAATACTAAAATGACCAAATGGCAAACCTGACTGATATGTTGGCAGGCCCATCTTATTCCAAAATTAGCTAATCACAAATAGGATTATATCGTAATtgttaatataaatatgtacTGGTCAGTAAATACCAGGAATAACAGCAACATGTCACCATATttaggtttttaaaaagtggttgGTATTTTGAAAGTAATTTTGACCAGATTTACATAAATATTTGGGGactttgtaatatttaaaaatgttcataaaacTATAAAAGATAATGTCAATGgtgaataaaatattaaattcaaaACTAAATGTTAAACCCAAATGTAAAATCTacgtttaaatgttaaatctaaatgaTAAATTCAAATCCAATTGTAAAATCGAAATGGAAATATCAAATCTAAATGTTGAATATAAATATCAGTGGGCctagttagggcccgagcacctccggtgggaggccctattgtatttcgaaggatttgtatttcccttttggggggttttcagggcctagacgctcaaattgttaccaaagtttgcagggaattcaaaaccccaaaaagtaattgtatgctggagtaatttgaaatgggcgtggaaaaatggctcaacagcgccatctaaggaaaagcccctcagttagctttcaccgatcttcacaaaaatcgtagcccaggtgtatcatgacaaacaaaaatggtcagaggtgcaattggaaaaaagcaacaggaagcccgccattttgactttagtggccatattggccattttccacatttttactttgatgtacttgtcccagggctttcatcagatcaacttcatattgagatgagtgtcatttaaacaagatggagataaaaactaactcaaagatcgatttttcgtcacacggtgtgatcgtggcgtggcgtcaaagtttgattacacgccatcaaaacatgaggttctgtatctctgacatatttgttccaatcgagttccaaactagacatgtaagacaagagtcccagcctgatgacatctacacagaaatcttgacttaaaatcacagcgccacctgctggctacaggaagtgacatgtttttactttgatgaactgctcctggctgctttacaatatacaaaagagctcagtcaagtcattggatcatggtcagaattgtgacatttactcaaaccgtgtaaacattgaggtgcggcgaaggttcatccttcgccaaaggagacgatgttgtcataagtccagtgtgcattgtcctatcaccgccaaactgatgtctcatgatcagagaccaagcctgaacagctctatgtgtcaatatttcctcagtgtcatagcgccacctactgattcgccatgaaacaggaagtactttgtaaatccactctgcattatccaaccggctccgaactactgacctatgatcacaatcctgatctgaacacatccatatattaatattagttcagggtcatagcgccacctacgttacgttacttttcgttactgttagttacttttcgttacttgtcgttacttttagttactttgtaacttttcgttacttttcgttactttgttacttttagttacttttcgttactttcatacttttagttacttttcgttacttttagttactttgtaacttttcgttacttttcgttactttgttacttttagttacttttcgttactttcgtacttttagttacttttcgttactttcgttccttttcgttactttcgttacttttcgttactttcgtacttttacttactttcgtacttttagttactttttagttactttcgtactttttagttactttttagttacttttaccCCTCTATTTTGAATGTAATAGTTTTAATAGATTAAAGTAGGCTGTTTCAGTTGATCAGTTGAGTCGTCCTTGGCTTTGGCCCCAGCTGTTAAAAGGGACGGGCGATTCATTGCATTTCAATTACTGCTTCCAAcgattatgaaaacaaagtagtcaacataaaacaatcatttatttCCAGCAGGGGAATATCTTCCAACTCACTCTCcctttcccctcctccttctccttcttctccttcttctttctctccaattgctctttcttttcctgcttattcttctctttcttctccttcttctccctcttcttcagttctttgctctccttcttctccttctctctctccagttgctctttcttttcctgcttcttcttctctttcttctcctttttgaCCTTCACCTTGTCCGAGTCGGTCTCAAAGGTGagttcctgaaaagacagagacaacataagtgTCAACACTTTCTTCCTCAAAGtctaaacatgaaacaaacttacaatccatataattcaaatctaaaatgatcTGATTTAACGTACCTGAAGCTCAATGTTCTTCAGTATCAGGGCCTCATGCTCCTTTATAGCTACGTTCTCAGCAGCCAGCTTCTtcagtgcagtgttttctttgtccagagctgagttttcagcagtcagctgcctctctagagcacctttcactgcagccagagcagcgttctctgcagccacagcagtgttttcggcagcctgcttcttcagagctgTATTCTCTTTGTccagagctgagttttcagcagtcagctgcctctctagagcacctttcactgcagccagagcagcgttttctgcagccacagcagtgttttcggcagcctgcttcttcagagctgTATTCTCTTTGGCCAGAGCTGAGTTTTgagcagtcagctgcctctctagatCACTTATCACTGCATCTTTCTCAGAGATGATGTGCTTCATCTTCTTGTCAAAGGAAAGCTCCATCGCCTTGACCTGGTTGCACTTGTCGCTCAGCTCCCTTTTCACCCTCTCGATCTGATCGTTTCTAGGACGAGAACTCAATTTATAGATgtacttttctttgtccttcaaCACCAGCTTCAACTCCTTGAGCTCGTCCTCCAACTCTGTCTGCATGGCCCTTCCAGAGTCAAAGGCCTGCCCCTGTTTGGCGGAATCAATCTGATCCTGCATGGCCTGTTTGTCCCTCTTCCACCTAGCATCATTTGTGGACATCATGCACTTCAGTGCCGCATTTTCCTGAGCTAGCTCCATTCCCTCAAATTCCATTTCCTTGATCTCTCCATGGAGGAACTCAATTGTTTTGGTGGGAGATTCCACATGATGTACAACggactgaaagacacaaacatacatataacaGGTAAATACACAGTCCCATCATAGGTTTGgatacacagaaaaagacaagaggtctttcatcttcatctctaaTGATCCACACTGCTGAATGTAACTTTAACAGTTACATCACTTTCATCAATTCAGACGATttctcatccatccattcattatctctCTTAAAACATTGATCATCACATGAAATTGTTACGAGttaatttaaatgcagtttctgCATTTCTCTTAAGTACAGTATCTCAACActaaagtgaaagtgaattaTCCTAAACAGAAGCTGCATAATATCCACAGAGACTCATTTCATGGAAAGTATTGTAACACACAGACCGCAACTGTCAGTTCAGACTGAATGTCAGGTGACTGATGTGACGGGTTTATTGAAAATtcacagacaaaacatgaaataatgaaataaaatgtaaggtGGTCTGAATATGTGTAACACTAAAAGTGTCTCCTGATTAGAAAATCTTACCTCGTTTCTTAAGTTGTGTCCCTTCTTCATCTTGGCTGAACACAGGTACAGGGTAAGTGTTGTAGAGAAAAATGATCCGTTGTCTTCTAATAGTCTTGATGTTTCTTGGAGCTGTTGTCTTCTCCCTGTCTTGGACTGGTAGCAGTGTTGAATATGAAGGGTCAGGTTGGAGCTGTTATCCTGTCGCCGTCTCAAACTCAACTGACAAATTTCTCCTCCAGAGTTCAATAAATAGGATTTAAAGAGGGTTTCATACGTGACATCAAAGGAACAGTTGGCTACACAATACAGGCCCTCATGCCTGTgttcaatagggcctcccactgtctcctactgttcggtgaTCAGGCCCTAACTAGAACACAGGCATGAGGGTTTCAAATGTGACATCAAAGGAACAGTTGgctacataaaaacaacattgaatAAAATATCCGTAGGtcttgaatttcctgcaaagtttcatgATCTTTTGAGTATGTctagttagggcccgagcacctccggtgggaggccctattgtattttgAAGGATTTGTCTTTCCCTTTTGGGGgtttttcagggcctagacatgctcaaattgttaccaaagtttgcagggaattcaaaaccccaaaaagtaattgtatgctggagtaatttgaaatgggcgtggaaaaatggctcaacagcgccatctaaggaaaagcccctcagttagctttcaccgatcttcacaaaaatcgtagcccaggtgtatcatgacaagtacaaaagtaactaaaagtaccaaagtaactaaaaagtaactaaaagtacgaaagtaactaaaaagtaactaaaagtacaaaagtaactaaaagtacaaaagtaactaaaaagtaactaaaagtacaaaagtaactaaaaagtaactaaaagtacaaaagtaactaaaagtaccaaagtaactaaaaagtaactaaaagtacgaaagtaactaaaaagtaactaaaagtacaaaagtaactaaaagtacaaaagtaactacaagtacaaaagtaactaaaaagtaactaaaagtacaaaagtaactaaaagtaccaaagtaactaaaaagtaactaaaattacaaaagtaactaaaaagtaactaaaagtaccaaagtaactaaaaagtaactaaaagtacgaaagtaactaaaagtacaaaagtaactaaaagtacaaaagtaactaaaaagtaactaaaagtaccaaagtaactaaaaagtaactaagtacgaaagtaactaaaagtacgaaagtaactaaaagtacaaaagtaactaaaagtacaaaagtaactacaagtacaaaagtaactaaaaagtaactaaaagtacaaaagtaactaaaagtaccaaagtaactaaaaagtaactaaaagtacaaaagtaactaaaaagtaactaaaagtaccaaagtaactaaaaagtaactaaaagtacgaaagtaactaaaagtacaaaagtaactaaaagtacaaaagtaactaaaaagtaactaaaagtacaaaagtaactaaaaagtaactaaaagtacaaaagtaactaaaagtaccaaagtaactaaaaagtaactaaaagtacgaaagtaactaaaaagtaactaaaagtacaaaagtaactaaaggtacaaaagtaactaaaaagtaactaaaagtacaaaagtaactaaaaagtaactaaaagtacgaaagtaactaaaaagtaactaaaagtacaaaagtaactaaaaagtacgaaagtaactcaaaagtaactaaaagtacgaaagtaactacAAATACGacagtaactaaaaagtaactaaaagaacgaaagtaactaaaagtgccgaaagtaactaaaagtacgaaagtaacgaaaaggaacgaaagtaacgaaaagtaactaaaagtaacaaagtaacaaagtaacgaaaagtaatgaaaagttacaaagtaactaaaagtaacgaaaagttacaaagtaacgacAAGTAACGAAaggtacaaaagtaactaaaagggaaacgtaacgtaacgtaatgtaatgtaacgtaACTAAAAGTTACTTGACTTGACAGTATtttaacaaagacacaagttgaaaatatgtattttgagttaattgtattttttgacaGCCGTTCCAAAGGCTCTGacttgtttcaaattaaattgcctcaaaacatggacaacatttaaataagtagTCAAAAATGTCCAGATAGAATcttcttttaactgtttcccACAATCAAATACTGATGACTCTAATACATCAATGTATCAAAGATGAGGCAGTAGAATATATGTCCTTACAAATTCTACTAATATCATATCATACCTATTATCTAATAGCAACAAGTAAAGtccatttttgtgtttatattaatttggtGAACTTTTTCAATGTGGACTTCTGATGTAGTTGTtgggatgagacagaagatatgatacataaacatgtatttatgatatatagagTGCTGTACCTGGACTGGCTGTAGACACCGGGGCAGTAGAAGAGAGCCGTCATGACATACTGCCGAGCACCAAACTGATCCCATACAGAGAGGTCAGCACGAACACCAAgagggtcagcaggaaactgcggTGGTTTGCCTGTCCGACACAGCTGTTTATCCTGcaacacctcaacacaaacacacaaacacacaaacacaacacagacccacaagacaaagatctgtgagacccaagctgacctggatatgttggctccatatacctgctgtatttaaaataactcagtagatgtagtatttgaagtttacatttgaaagactattgaatatttcctggtcagactatcatgtgggttattctagtttggtggtaatagattcagtatactcacagtatatcatggttggttctggagtttctatctatatagtaaatgtgaataataaacaggaagattaacatcatatatacattttattcttttgtctttgaggttgtaagtctattgcagacaatgaaacaattcagaaactgtgcatgaggtataaagagatttataaaactgacatcatcatctttaatgttcttggcagtgtgcagttcaggaaagtgtctgataaagcttacaaacaaatagacaccctgtcttcctggttggcctgagacagatcccagtttaccagttttctagttcaagtttacatttcaagacatttttgctgggagcagtttccatttaaaaatcaatttttGGATGCAAAGAGTTTTTCACTTGAGCCCCCgctccccaaaatgtctgtgcacggcccTGAGGAAACCAGTGGGTACAGTAGGAGTCT
This genomic stretch from Hippoglossus hippoglossus isolate fHipHip1 chromosome 3, fHipHip1.pri, whole genome shotgun sequence harbors:
- the LOC117759338 gene encoding LOW QUALITY PROTEIN: palmitoyltransferase ZDHHC23-like (The sequence of the model RefSeq protein was modified relative to this genomic sequence to represent the inferred CDS: inserted 1 base in 1 codon); translation: MKWEKLKPPEPDDPMCCCECDIYQYGCCCDCEDLDEAFNRWLRHKPPHSGCHSPVLGALIDNLEISMIPALVLLPLLLRAAALHYLLGIIILTALPSLVLWYYYATHRKRRCTLFFLTLALFSLAYMYYLFITEILPRGDVSHLQLCTVTAGMILTIGSLIHTKRGPGFHTTSYHSQSEEVNKDSTHLNGSIQSADSSSFPPALTEKWSRCSVCKTMPPPRAGHCRTCGSCVKRLDHHCVWINSCVGQANHRSFLLTLLVFVLTSLYGISLVXRQYVMTALFYCPGVYSQSRYTKMKKGHNLRNESVVHHVESPTKTIEFLHGEIKEMEFEGMELAQENAALKCMMSTNDARWKRDKQAMQDQIDSAKQGQAFDSGRAMQTELEDELKELKLVLKDKEKYIYKLSSRPRNDQIERVKRELSDKCNQVKAMELSFDKKMKHIISEKDAVISDLERQLTAQNSALAKENTALKKQKLAAENVAIKEHEALILKNIELQELTFETDSDKVTVVKIA
- the srgn gene encoding serglycin, producing MQKVSTRGGCGACAPQKKKTTGGNHDAQRGLSSVCQGGVRLQRHFVLQHVNTLRIHQPFSLQFPLVALKRKFLRMKVLLLLIVSCLALHNGEGAPRSYVYKFLKCNPDGNQANCVTQQTPVRPWRAGLPDKLSPAAAQYLEAAPVEYELPVISGQSPQPEEGSAGYEGSASEWPFIADRAFETAESETGSGESGSDMDLYKGGDKRGMRWLGPSRSVVGGAKPAEQELRDDHLLQL